From the Accumulibacter sp. genome, one window contains:
- a CDS encoding type II secretion system protein GspD: MSPRSLDAVVLLLVLAACTPTTLSTGPSPGHLQAEAVARPPGAIPQPVQQSAALPRPRSTARTETYSVVVNNVKVHDLLFALARDAKINVDIHPGITGTVTLNAIDQTLPQLLTRIAKQVDMRFEMDGPNLVVMPDSPYLKNYRVDYVNISRDVTSIVSTNTQISTSALATGSGGVAGTGNTSRIQIDNKSKNSFWQSLEKNLKDLLHETDKVFPEGSTETVTEQSASQSTTGTGAAPPAPGAAARLGQAVQSLAGSPNPAVLQNTGATIVKRMTFREAASVIANPEAGVITIRATARQHEKVQEFLDRVMLGAQRQVLIEATIVEVTLSDGYQQGIEWSRLTSGTEYSVSRPQLTTNVPSAVTPFVIKYRDINPLNLVATVELLRAFGAVKVLSSPKLAVLNNQTATLKVSEDFVYFSVKQDTVPGGPNTNATVTTTTTPQSVSIGFFMSLTAQISDTGTVTLNVRPSISSIAELKQDPNPALAAANIKNLVPQIRMREIESMMRVESGDIAVLGGLMEDRLDNRLGRLPLLGDIPIVGEVFNNRNNSSGKSELVVLLRPTVIKDASIDGDFSSFRSSLPDRDFFRSDQVFQPFTVPTRRPEPLQ; this comes from the coding sequence GTGTCCCCGAGAAGCCTTGACGCCGTCGTGTTGCTGCTGGTGCTCGCCGCCTGCACGCCGACCACCCTGAGCACCGGGCCGTCGCCGGGGCATCTGCAAGCTGAGGCCGTGGCACGGCCGCCGGGTGCCATTCCGCAACCGGTGCAGCAGAGCGCCGCGCTGCCGCGGCCGCGCTCGACCGCCCGCACCGAGACCTACAGCGTCGTCGTCAACAACGTCAAGGTGCACGACCTGCTGTTCGCGCTGGCGCGCGACGCGAAGATCAACGTCGATATCCATCCCGGGATCACCGGCACCGTCACCCTCAACGCCATCGACCAGACCCTGCCGCAGTTGCTCACCCGCATCGCCAAACAGGTCGACATGCGTTTCGAGATGGATGGTCCGAACCTCGTCGTCATGCCCGATTCGCCTTACCTGAAAAATTACAGGGTCGATTACGTCAACATCTCGCGCGACGTGACCAGCATCGTGTCGACCAACACGCAGATCTCGACGAGCGCGCTGGCGACCGGCAGCGGCGGCGTCGCCGGCACCGGCAACACCTCGCGCATCCAGATCGACAACAAGTCGAAGAACAGCTTCTGGCAGTCTCTGGAGAAGAACCTCAAGGATCTGCTGCACGAGACGGACAAGGTCTTTCCCGAAGGATCGACCGAGACCGTCACCGAGCAGAGTGCGTCACAGAGCACCACCGGCACCGGCGCCGCGCCGCCTGCGCCGGGTGCCGCGGCACGGCTCGGCCAGGCCGTACAGTCGCTGGCCGGCAGCCCGAATCCGGCGGTCCTGCAGAATACCGGTGCCACCATCGTCAAACGGATGACCTTCCGTGAGGCGGCGTCAGTGATCGCCAATCCCGAGGCCGGGGTGATCACGATCCGCGCGACCGCCCGCCAGCATGAAAAGGTCCAGGAGTTTCTCGATCGGGTGATGCTCGGTGCGCAGCGGCAGGTACTGATCGAGGCGACGATCGTCGAGGTGACGCTTTCCGATGGCTACCAGCAGGGGATCGAATGGAGCCGGCTGACCAGTGGCACCGAGTACAGCGTCAGCCGGCCGCAGTTGACGACCAACGTGCCCAGCGCGGTGACGCCCTTCGTCATCAAGTACAGGGACATCAATCCCTTGAACCTCGTCGCGACCGTGGAACTGCTGCGCGCCTTCGGGGCCGTGAAGGTACTGTCGAGTCCGAAGCTCGCGGTCCTCAACAACCAGACGGCGACCCTCAAGGTTTCGGAGGACTTCGTGTACTTCAGCGTCAAGCAGGACACCGTCCCGGGGGGGCCGAACACCAACGCGACCGTCACGACGACGACGACGCCGCAATCGGTGTCGATCGGGTTTTTCATGAGCCTGACGGCGCAGATCAGCGACACCGGCACGGTGACGCTGAACGTCCGGCCATCGATCTCCAGCATCGCGGAACTGAAACAGGACCCGAATCCGGCTCTGGCTGCGGCGAACATCAAGAACCTGGTGCCGCAGATCCGCATGCGCGAGATCGAGTCGATGATGCGTGTCGAGAGCGGCGACATCGCCGTCCTTGGCGGCCTGATGGAGGATCGCCTGGACAACCGGCTGGGTCGGCTGCCGTTGCTGGGCGATATCCCGATCGTCGGCGAGGTGTTCAACAACCGCAACAACTCGTCCGGAAAATCGGAACTGGTCGTCCTGCTGCGCCCGACCGTGATCAAGGACGCCTCGATCGACGGCGACTTCAGCAGTTTCCGGAGTTCGCTGCCGGACCGAGACTTCTTCCGCAGCGACCAGGTCTTCCAGCCCTTCACAGTCCCCACGCGGCGTCCGGAGCCACTGCAGTGA